A single region of the Cucumis melo cultivar AY chromosome 3, USDA_Cmelo_AY_1.0, whole genome shotgun sequence genome encodes:
- the LOC103487739 gene encoding T-complex protein 1 subunit epsilon isoform X1, which yields MALAFDEFGRPFIILKEQEQKTRLRGLDAQKANIASGKAVARILRTSLGPKGMDKMLQSPDGDVTITNDGATILEQMDVDNQIAKLMVELSRSQDYEIGDGTTGVVVMAGALLEQAERLLERGIHPIRIAEGYELASRIAVDHLEHIAQKFDFGETNLEPLIQTCMTTLSSKIVNRCKRSLAEIAVKAVVAVADLGRRDVNLDLIKVEGKVGGKLEDTELVYGIIVDKDMSHPQMPKQIEDAKIAILTCPFEPPKPKTKHKVDIDTVEKFQTLRLQEQKYFDDMVQKCKDVGATLVICQWGFDDEANHLLMHRNLPAVRWVGGVELELIAIATGGRIVPRFQELTPEKLGKAGLVREKSFGTTKDRMLYIEHCANSRAVTIFIRGGNKMIIEETKRSIHDALCVARNLIRNNSIVYGGGSAEISCSVAVETAADKYPGVEQYAIRAFADALDAVPMALAENSGLQPIETLSAVKSQQIKENNPYCGIDCNDIGTNDMREQNVFETLIGKQQQILLATQVVKMILKIDDVISPLDY from the exons ATGGCGCTCGCTTTCGATGAGTTTGGAAGGCCATTTATAATCTTGAAGGAGCAGGAGCAGAAGACCAGGTTGAGGGGTCTCGATGCCCAGAAGGCTAACATTGCTTCTGGTAAAGCTGTTGCCCGTATCCTCAGGACCTCTCTCGGTCCTAAGGGTATGGACAAGATGCTCCAGAGCCCCGATGGGGATGTTACAATAA CAAATGATGGTGCAACAATCCTGGAGCAGATGGACGTTGACAATCAAATTGCCAAATTGATGGTTGAGTTGTCTCGAAGTCAGGATTATGAGATTGGTGATGGCACCACTGGGGTGGTTGTAATGGCTGGTGCACTCTTGGAACAGGCTGAGCGATTATTAGAACGTGGAATTCATCCCATTCGAATTGCAGAGGGTTATGAACTGGCCTCCAGGATAGCTGTTGACCATCTAGAGCATATTGCAcaaaagtttgattttggagaGACAAACTTAGAGCCCTTGATTCAAACTTGCATGACCACTTTATCATCGAAGAT TGTGAATCGTTGTAAGCGTAGTCTAGCAGAAATTGCTGTTAAAGCAGTTGTTGCTGTGGCAGATCTTGGAAGAAGGGACGTTAACTTAGACTTGATTAAAGTTGAGGGGAAAGTAGGGGGAAAGTTAGAAGATACTGAACTTGTATATGGTATTATTGTTGACAAGGACATGAGTCATCCTCAGATGCCAAAGCAAATTGAAGATGCTAAGATTGCCATATTGACTTGCCCGTTTGAGCCTCCTAAGCCCAAGACAAAGCATAAGGTTGATATTGATACAGTGGAGAAGTTCCAGACATTGAGACTACAGGAACAGAAATACTTCGATGACATGGTGCAGAAATGCAAG GATGTTGGTGCTACATTGGTTATTTGTCAATGGGGATTTGATGATGAGGCAAATCATCTGCTGATGCACCGAAATTTGCCAGCTGTGAGATGGGTTGGTGGTGTGGAGCTTGAGTTGATAGCAATAGCCACAG GTGGGAGAATAGTCCCTAGGTTCCAAGAATTGACACCAGAGAAACTGGGAAAG GCTGGCTTGGTTCGAGAAAAATCATTTGGTACAACAAAAGACCGGATGCTATACATTGAACATTGTGCAAATTCAAGGGCCGTGACCATTTTTATCCGAGGAG GTAACAAAATGATCATAGAGGAGACAAAACGCAGTATCCACGATGCTTTATGTGTCGCTAGGAATCTCATTCGCAATAACTCCATAGTATATGGCGGTGGCTCAGCTGAGATTTCTTGTTCAGTTGCTGTTGAGACAGCTGCTGATAAGTACCCTGGAGTTGAGCAG TATGCTATTAGGGCATTTGCTGATGCTCTGGACGCTGTTCCAATGGCACTTGCGGAGAACAGTGGCTTACAACCCATTGAAACACTTTCTGCTGTAAAATCTCAGCAAATTAAG GAGAACAATCCTTATTGTGGAATTGACTGCAATGATATTGGCACAAATGACATGCGGGAGCAAAACGTATTTGAGACTTTGATCGGTAAGCAACAACAGATTTTACTGGCAACTCAGGTCGTGAAGATGATTCTGAAGATTGATGATGTCATTTCTCCTTTGGATTATTAA
- the LOC103487739 gene encoding T-complex protein 1 subunit epsilon isoform X2, with protein MALAFDEFGRPFIILKEQEQKTRLRGLDAQKANIASGKAVARILRTSLGPKGMDKMLQSPDGDVTITNDGATILEQMDVDNQIAKLMVELSRSQDYEIGDGTTGVVVMAGALLEQAERLLERGIHPIRIAEGYELASRIAVDHLEHIAQKFDFGETNLEPLIQTCMTTLSSKIVNRCKRSLAEIAVKAVVAVADLGRRDVNLDLIKVEGKVGGKLEDTELVYGIIVDKDMSHPQMPKQIEDAKIAILTCPFEPPKPKTKHKVDIDTVEKFQTLRLQEQKYFDDMVQKCKDVGATLVICQWGFDDEANHLLMHRNLPAVRWVGGVELELIAIATGGRIVPRFQELTPEKLGKAGLVREKSFGTTKDRMLYIEHCANSRAVTIFIRGGNKMIIEETKRSIHDALCVARNLIRNNSIVYGGGSAEISCSVAVETAADKYPGVEQYAIRAFADALDAVPMALAENSGLQPIETLSAVKSQQIKVREQSLLWN; from the exons ATGGCGCTCGCTTTCGATGAGTTTGGAAGGCCATTTATAATCTTGAAGGAGCAGGAGCAGAAGACCAGGTTGAGGGGTCTCGATGCCCAGAAGGCTAACATTGCTTCTGGTAAAGCTGTTGCCCGTATCCTCAGGACCTCTCTCGGTCCTAAGGGTATGGACAAGATGCTCCAGAGCCCCGATGGGGATGTTACAATAA CAAATGATGGTGCAACAATCCTGGAGCAGATGGACGTTGACAATCAAATTGCCAAATTGATGGTTGAGTTGTCTCGAAGTCAGGATTATGAGATTGGTGATGGCACCACTGGGGTGGTTGTAATGGCTGGTGCACTCTTGGAACAGGCTGAGCGATTATTAGAACGTGGAATTCATCCCATTCGAATTGCAGAGGGTTATGAACTGGCCTCCAGGATAGCTGTTGACCATCTAGAGCATATTGCAcaaaagtttgattttggagaGACAAACTTAGAGCCCTTGATTCAAACTTGCATGACCACTTTATCATCGAAGAT TGTGAATCGTTGTAAGCGTAGTCTAGCAGAAATTGCTGTTAAAGCAGTTGTTGCTGTGGCAGATCTTGGAAGAAGGGACGTTAACTTAGACTTGATTAAAGTTGAGGGGAAAGTAGGGGGAAAGTTAGAAGATACTGAACTTGTATATGGTATTATTGTTGACAAGGACATGAGTCATCCTCAGATGCCAAAGCAAATTGAAGATGCTAAGATTGCCATATTGACTTGCCCGTTTGAGCCTCCTAAGCCCAAGACAAAGCATAAGGTTGATATTGATACAGTGGAGAAGTTCCAGACATTGAGACTACAGGAACAGAAATACTTCGATGACATGGTGCAGAAATGCAAG GATGTTGGTGCTACATTGGTTATTTGTCAATGGGGATTTGATGATGAGGCAAATCATCTGCTGATGCACCGAAATTTGCCAGCTGTGAGATGGGTTGGTGGTGTGGAGCTTGAGTTGATAGCAATAGCCACAG GTGGGAGAATAGTCCCTAGGTTCCAAGAATTGACACCAGAGAAACTGGGAAAG GCTGGCTTGGTTCGAGAAAAATCATTTGGTACAACAAAAGACCGGATGCTATACATTGAACATTGTGCAAATTCAAGGGCCGTGACCATTTTTATCCGAGGAG GTAACAAAATGATCATAGAGGAGACAAAACGCAGTATCCACGATGCTTTATGTGTCGCTAGGAATCTCATTCGCAATAACTCCATAGTATATGGCGGTGGCTCAGCTGAGATTTCTTGTTCAGTTGCTGTTGAGACAGCTGCTGATAAGTACCCTGGAGTTGAGCAG TATGCTATTAGGGCATTTGCTGATGCTCTGGACGCTGTTCCAATGGCACTTGCGGAGAACAGTGGCTTACAACCCATTGAAACACTTTCTGCTGTAAAATCTCAGCAAATTAAGGTTA GAGAACAATCCTTATTGTGGAATTGA
- the LOC103487732 gene encoding protein terminal ear1 homolog encodes MGETGVIRLQKSLDPAAREFRPAYFTNLATLVGPPVRHVYYSFAAPFPPSINELQVEPFRNSVLTCSPNFPINFNPAIVNPVEDIAVPEVHPLSSSPTRSLLLSAVPSDVSESVVRRDLECFGDVRGVQMERIRDGIVSVHYYDLRHAEKAFREMRSQYLMRQKQVRNQHSRFLQNNFDTPPRLARALIGGCAVWAEFVIPTSNAALPDGKNQGTIIVLNMDLGVSASTLKEIFERFGPVKDIRETPLKKHQRFVEFFDVRDAAMAVEEMNGKEIHGKPVVVEFSRPGGNGRKLFNPMIASRKLGARQHQQPHPDRPWKLSGRFNDPPHRSFYSEAQFSPKKVQCMNARRLTYADTLVDKLQPLNCSGNIVNGIERRGSVGTWRRMNSKKIINRKSATSSKQEVSPQPRISIRLRKNSFLRKSDPCFLISENTMEAEASDCRDSRTTVMIKNIPNKYNLKLLLKTLDKHCMECNEEITNDGKGLPLSSYDFVYLPIDFINKCNVGYGFVNMTSPQGAWRLYKAFHLQAWQVFNSRKICQVTYARLQGLEALKEHFKNSKFPSEMDEYELPVVFSPPRDGIQLTEPLTVAGNVHAGGAHTSTGEICGDEDQLGDGTAPDQSLELVPYGGGDNGDEEGDSKRSEDG; translated from the exons ATGGGAGAAACTGGTGTAATCCGCCTTCAGAAAAGTTTGGACCCGGCTGCCCGAGAGTTTAGACCCGCATACTTCACTAACCTGGCCACTTTGGTCGGGCCGCCGGTTCGCCATGTTTACTATTCGTTCGCCGCTCCGTTTCCACCGTCGATTAATGAACTGCAAGTGGAACCGTTTCGCAATTCGGTTTTAACGTGTTCTCCTAATTTTCCGATTAATTTTAATCCAGCGATTGTTAATCCAGTGGAGGATATTGCGGTGCCGGAGGTTCATCCTCTGTCGTCGTCTCCGACTCGGTCGCTGTTACTGAGTGCGGTACCGAGTGATGTGAGCGAGTCGGTTGTGCGAAGGGATTTGGAATGCTTTGGGGATGTTAGAGGGGTTCAGATGGAGAGAATCAGGGATGGAATCGTGTCTGTGCATTATTACGATTTGAGGCATGCAGAAAAGGCCTTTCGTGAGATGAGGAGCCAATATTTGATGCGTCAAAAACAAGTTCGTAATCAACATTCTAGGTTTTTGCAGAACAATTTCGACACACCGCCGCGGTTGGCTCGTGCCCTAATCGGTGGCTGTGCTGTGTGGGCTGAATTTGTTATTCCGACGAGTAACGCCGCCTTACCGGATGGGAAAAACCAGGGCACGATCATTGTTCTCAACATGGATTTGGGTGTCTCCGCTTCTACCCTCAAGGAAATCTTCGAGCGTTTTG GCCCTGTAAAGGACATTAGGGAGACGCCATTGAAGAAGCATCAACGGTTCGTTGAGTTTTTTGATGTCAGAGATGCCGCGATGGCTGTTGAAGAGATGAACGGTAAGGAAATTCATGGCAAACCTGTCGTCGTTGAGTTCAGCCGTCCCGGTGGAAATGGCCGGAAATTATTCAACCCTATGATCGCCTCCAGAAAATTAGGCGCTAGACAACACCAGCAGCCTCATCCGGATCGGCCTTGGAAGCTATCTGGTCGTTTCAACGACCCCCCACATCGCTCATTCTATTCGGAAGCTCAATTTTCCCCCAAGAAGGTGCAATGTATGAATGCCCGGAGATTAACTTATGCGGATACACTGGTGGATAAGTTACAGCCATTGAATTGCAGTGGAAATATAGTAAATGGAATTGAAAGAAGAGGTTCCGTTGGCACTTGGAGGAGGATGAATTCGAAGAAGATCATCAATAGGAAATCGGCAACCAGCTCAAAACAAGAAGTATCTCCTCAACCTAGGATTAGTATTAGGTTGAGGAAAAATAGTTTCTTGAGGAAATCTGACCCATGTTTCTTAATAAGCGAAAACACCATGGAAGCAGAAGCATCGGACTGCAGAGATTCCAGAACCACGGTTATGATTAAGAACATACCCAACAAGTACAA TCTGAAGTTATTGTTGAAGACTCTGGACAAGCACTGCATGGAATGCAACGAGGAGATAACCAACGATGGCAAAGGCCTGCCTTTGTCCTCCTATGATTTCGTATATCTTCCAATTGACTTCAT CAATAAATGCAACGTTGGATATGGGTTTGTGAATATGACCTCCCCCCAAGGAGCCTGGAGACTGTACAAAGCTTTCCATCTTCAAGCCTGGCAAGTCTTCAACTCCAGGAAGATCTGCCAAGTTACCTACGCTAGACTTCAG GGGTTAGAGGCACTCAAGGAACATTTTAAGAACTCTAAATTTCCGAGCGAAATGGACGAGTATGAGTTGCCGGTGGTGTTTTCGCCTCCTCGCGATGGTATACAACTAACAGAGCCGCTCACCGTCGCCGGTAACGTTCATGCTGGTGGTGCACATACATCAACAGGTGAGATTTGCGGCGATGAAGATCAGCTGGGTGATGGCACCGCCCCGGATCAATCGTTGGAGCTTGTGCCGTATGGCGGTGGTGATAATGGTGATGAGGAAGGAGACAGCAAGAGATCAGAAGATGGGTAA
- the LOC103487737 gene encoding ALBINO3-like protein 1, chloroplastic isoform X2 yields MASISPYRPNFVFSSFPSRVPNSNPLFHGVQFRGLSHHKPFLRGSLAVARFGFKPEFLPDPDNAEGFVRDLFGKAESFLYTIADAAVSASPENVTTAKQTDDWFTGITNYMESVLKILKDGLSALHVPYAYGFAIILLTVLVKAATFPLTKKQVESAMAMRSLQPQVKAVQQRYAGDQERIQLETARLYKLAGINPLAGCLPTLATIPVWIGLYRALSNVANEGLLTEGFFWIPSLAGPTTIASRQNGSGISWLFPFVEGHPPLGWSDTFAYLVLPVLLVVSQYISVQIMQSSQNNDPSMKSSQAITKFLPLMIGYFALSVPSGLSLYWLTNNILSTAQQAWLQKAGGAKTLDKQFIDEIVKQEEKQARVQSEAPKLNSISSSTVARPEEKLTAEGLKPGERFKRLKEQEARLRQQREEEKGKAEESAKVESLTINDRDKSASVGVVVNGSLSRQEDVKEDRNSIPTTTMQRNDVDSEPSATQGE; encoded by the exons ATGGCTTCCATTTCACCTTACCGCCCAAACTTTGTGTTCTCTTCATTTCCGAGTCGTGTTCCCAACTCAAATCCTCTATTTCATGGAGTCCAATTCCGAGGCTTATCCCATCATAAGCCTTTCCTTCGCGGTTCTCTTGCTGTCGCGAGATTTGGGTTTAAACCCGAGTTCTTGCCTGACCCGGATAACGCCGAGGGCTTTGTTAGAGATTTGTTTGGCAAAGCTGAGAGCTTTCTTTACACGATTGCCGACGCCGCCGTGTCTGCTTCGCCGGAGAATGTTACTACCGCCAAGCAGACGGACGACTGGTTTACGGGGATTACCAATTATATGGAGAGCGTCCTTAAA ATTCTTAAGGATGGACTTTCTGCTCTACATGTTCCTTATGCCTATGGCTTTGCCATTATACTTCTTACAGTTCTTGTTAAGGCTGCTACGTTTCCTTTGACAAAGAAGCAG GTAGAATCTGCAATGGCGATGCGTTCTTTGCAACCACAAGTGAAGGCTGTTCAACAACGCTATGCTGGGGATCAG GAGAGGATTCAACTTGAGACTGCTCGACTGTACAAATTAGCTGGCATAAACCCACTGGCAG GATGCCTACCCACGTTGGCAACAATTCCTGTATGGATTGGACTATACAGAGCTCTCTCAAATGTGGCCAATGAG GGTCTCCTCACGGAAGGTTTTTTCTGGATACCCTCTCTGGCTGGTCCAACTACGATTGCGTCCCGACAAAATGGGAGTGGTATTTCTTGGCTCTTTCCATTTGTT GAAGGTCATCCTCCACTTGGGTGGTCAGATACCTTTGCATATCTTGTTTTGCCTGTGTTGCTGGTCGTTTCGCAGTACATCTCTGTTCAAATTATGCAATCATCGCAG AATAATGATCCAAGCATGAAGAGTTCTCAAGCCATAACGAAGTTCCTACCATTGATGATTGGATATTTTGCTCTTTCAGTTCCTTCTGGTCTAAGTCTCTATTG GCTCACCAATAACATCTTGAGCACAGCTCAGCAAGCTTGGCTTCAAAAGGCAGGTGGCGCAAAAACCCTGGACAAACAGTTCATCGATGAAATCGTGaaacaagaagaaaaacaagCCCGAGTCCAGAGCGAAGCGCCCAAGTTAAACTCAATATCAAGTAGCACAGTAGCTCGACCAGAAGAGAAGCTGACAGCAGAAGGGCTAAAGCCTGGTGAAAG ATTTAAACGGTTAAAGGAGCAAGAGGCTAGGTTAAGACagcaaagagaagaagaaaaagggaaagcGGAAGAGTCTGCCAAGGTTGAATCTCTGACAATAAATGACAGGGACAAGAGCGCATCTGTTGGAGTTGTTGTCAATGGTAGTCTTTCTAGGCAGGAGGATGTAAAGGAAGATCGAAATTCCATACCCACGACTACTATGCAAAGAAACGATGTGGATAGTGAGCCAAGTGCAACTCAGGGAGAG TAA
- the LOC107990709 gene encoding classical arabinogalactan protein 11-like, which produces MARQFVVFALVLFAVIGFACAASPAEAPKGSADSAGAGATLAPAADNAIGNTEGADAPAGSNEVVEAPVGGPGSAAAGFVPAPAPSGASALKFSAVAAVAAVAGFFFF; this is translated from the coding sequence atggcACGCCAATTTGTTGTCTTTGCTTTGGTCCTCTTCGCCGTCATCGGCTTCGCCTGCGCTGCTTCACCTGCCGAAGCTCCCAAGGGTTCTGCTGATAGCGCTGGTGCTGGAGCTACATTGGCTCCCGCCGCCGATAACGCGATTGGAAACACCGAGGGGGCTGATGCTCCCGCGGGCAGCAACGAAGTGGTCGAAGCCCCTGTCGGCGGACCTGGTTCTGCAGCAGCTGGATtcgttcctgctccagctcccaGTGGTGCCTCTGCCCTCAAATTCTCCGCGGTTGCTGCCGTTGCCGCGGTTGCcggatttttcttcttctag
- the LOC103487736 gene encoding photosystem II core complex proteins psbY, chloroplastic, whose product MTWLYLCLPSPHLITPNIVLPKPNHFYFILHLSSTCQSPELSSTETSKSTSMAATMATMAVLSVKCTSINSTKTHNTQKIIPKPISLLSLQNLPKGLISSKSNENSNLSTFLSSTAIAGAVFATLGTSDPAFAAQQIAEIAADGDNRGLALLLPLIPAIAWVLFNILQPALNQINRMRSDKGVIIGLGLGGLTASGFMYAPDASASEIAMIADASSSDSRGQLLLFVVAPAILWVLYNILQPALNQLNRMRSK is encoded by the coding sequence ATGACTTGGCTTTACCTGTGTCTTCCATCTCCTCATCTCATCACTCCTAACATTGTTTTGCCAAAACCCAACCATTTCTACTTCATTCTGCATCTCTCCTCTACCTGCCAAAGCCCAGAGCTTAGTTCAACGGAAACAAGCAAGTCAACTTCAATGGCAGCTACCATGGCTACAATGGCGGTGCTCAGTGTCAAGTGCACAAGCATCAACTCCACCAAAACCCATAACACCCAAAAGATAATCCCCAAACCTATCTCCCTCCTCTCTCTCCAAAACCTTCCAAAAGGCCTTATTTCATCAAAATCTAATGAAAATTCCAACTTATCAACCTTCCTCTCCAGCACCGCCATCGCCGGAGCTGTCTTTGCAACTTTGGGAACATCGGATCCTGCATTTGCAGCCCAACAAATTGCAGAGATAGCAGCCGACGGTGACAACCGTGGTTTAGCCCTTCTGCTACCTCTTATCCCGGCCATAGCATGGGTTCTGTTCAACATATTACAGCCAGCACTCAACCAGATCAACAGAATGCGCAGTGACAAGGGTGTGATAATTGGGTTAGGATTAGGTGGATTGACTGCATCAGGGTTTATGTACGCACCTGATGCTTCGGCCAGCGAGATTGCCATGATTGCCGATGCTTCTTCAAGCGATAGCAGGGGACAACTTCTTCTGTTTGTCGTAGCACCCGCCATTCTTTGGGTGTTGTACAACATTCTACAGCCGGCTTTGAATCAGCTCAACAGGATGAGGTCCAAGTGA
- the LOC103487738 gene encoding probable pectate lyase 5, whose protein sequence is MENPKFVVIMIISIKVLVFSMVMLQMCSISSSSPVPDPDLVAQEVLTSINNATTRRNLGFLSCRTGNPIDDCWRCDANWEKNRKRLANCAIGFGKRAIGGKNGRYYIVTDPSDNDVVNPKPGTLRHAVIQKEPLWIIFKRDMVIKLKAELLMNSFKTIDGRGVSVHIAGGPCITIQFVTNIIIHGINIHDCKQGGNTYVRDSPEHYGWRTVSDGDGISIFGGSHVWIDHCSLSNCRDGLIDAIHGSTAITVSNNYMTHHNKVMLLGHSDSYTQDKNMQVTIAFNHFGEGLVQRMPRCRHGYFHVVNNDYTHWIMYAIGGSASPTINSQGNRYLAPNNQNRKEVTKREDAPQSKWKNWNWRSDGDLMLNGAFFVRSGAGASSRYARASSLSAKSSSLVSSITSGAGVLKCRKGSRC, encoded by the exons ATGGAAAATCCCAAATTTGTTGTGATCATGATAATAAGTATAAAAGTATTAGTGTTTAGTATGGTTATGCTCCAAATGTGCTCCATTTCATCGTCTTCTCCGGTCCCCGATCCTGATTTAGTCGCCCAAGAAGTTCTTAC GAGCATCAACAATGCAACAACAAGAAGGAATTTGGGGTTCCTATCCTGTAGAACTGGCAACCCCATAGACGACTGCTGGCGTTGCGATGCCAATTGGGAAAAGAACCGAAAGAGGCTAGCCAACTGCGCCATTGGGTTCGGAAAACGAGCCATCGGCGGCAAAAACGGCAGATACTACATCGTGACGGACCCATCCGACAATGACGTGGTGAACCCAAAACCAGGCACACTCCGGCACGCCGTAATCCAAAAGGAACCCTTATGGATCATTTTCAAGCGCGACATGGTCATCAAATTAAAAGCAGAGCTTCTGATGAACTCTTTCAAAACCATCGACGGGCGTGGCGTCTCCGTCCACATCGCCGGAGGGCCTTGCATTACCATTCAATTTGTGACCAACATTATAATCCACGGCATTAACATTCACGATTGCAAGCAAGGTGGGAACACTTACGTGAGAGACTCGCCGGAGCATTACGGTTGGAGGACGGTGTCGGACGGGGATGGGATATCGATATTTGGAGGAAGCCATGTTTGGATTGACCATTGCTCTTTGTCGAATTGCCGTGATGGGTTGATTGATGCGATTCATGGATCGACGGCTATTACTGTTTCCAACAATTACATGACTCATCATAACAAAGTTATGCTTTTGGGACATAGTGATTCCTATACACAAGATAAGAACATGCAAGTCACCATTGCTTTTAACCATTTTGGTGAGGGCCTTGTTCAAAGAATGCCACG GTGTCGCCATGGATATTTCCATGTGGTAAACAATGACTATACACATTGGATAATGTATGCCATTGGTGGAAGTGCATCTCCTACTATCAATAGCCAAGGAAATAGATACCTTGCTCCCAATAACCAAAATAGGAAAGAG GTGACAAAACGAGAGGATGCACCACAAAGCAAGTGGAAGAATTGGAATTGGAGATCAGATGGAGATTTGATGTTGAATGGAGCATTCTTCGTAAGGTCTGGTGCCGGAGCATCGTCTAGATATGCAAGAGCTTCTAGCTTGAGCGCTAAGTCGTCGTCGCTAGTTAGTTCGATCACGTCAGGAGCTGGAGTGTTGAAATGTCGAAAAGGGTCTCGGTGTTAG
- the LOC103487737 gene encoding ALBINO3-like protein 1, chloroplastic isoform X1, producing MASISPYRPNFVFSSFPSRVPNSNPLFHGVQFRGLSHHKPFLRGSLAVARFGFKPEFLPDPDNAEGFVRDLFGKAESFLYTIADAAVSASPENVTTAKQTDDWFTGITNYMESVLKILKDGLSALHVPYAYGFAIILLTVLVKAATFPLTKKQVESAMAMRSLQPQVKAVQQRYAGDQERIQLETARLYKLAGINPLAGCLPTLATIPVWIGLYRALSNVANEGLLTEGFFWIPSLAGPTTIASRQNGSGISWLFPFVEGHPPLGWSDTFAYLVLPVLLVVSQYISVQIMQSSQNNDPSMKSSQAITKFLPLMIGYFALSVPSGLSLYWLTNNILSTAQQAWLQKAGGAKTLDKQFIDEIVKQEEKQARVQSEAPKLNSISSSTVARPEEKLTAEGLKPGERFKRLKEQEARLRQQREEEKGKAEESAKVESLTINDRDKSASVGVVVNGSLSRQEDVKEDRNSIPTTTMQRNDVDSEPSATQGEGVLETYTRVAKDAKLNGEEQRE from the exons ATGGCTTCCATTTCACCTTACCGCCCAAACTTTGTGTTCTCTTCATTTCCGAGTCGTGTTCCCAACTCAAATCCTCTATTTCATGGAGTCCAATTCCGAGGCTTATCCCATCATAAGCCTTTCCTTCGCGGTTCTCTTGCTGTCGCGAGATTTGGGTTTAAACCCGAGTTCTTGCCTGACCCGGATAACGCCGAGGGCTTTGTTAGAGATTTGTTTGGCAAAGCTGAGAGCTTTCTTTACACGATTGCCGACGCCGCCGTGTCTGCTTCGCCGGAGAATGTTACTACCGCCAAGCAGACGGACGACTGGTTTACGGGGATTACCAATTATATGGAGAGCGTCCTTAAA ATTCTTAAGGATGGACTTTCTGCTCTACATGTTCCTTATGCCTATGGCTTTGCCATTATACTTCTTACAGTTCTTGTTAAGGCTGCTACGTTTCCTTTGACAAAGAAGCAG GTAGAATCTGCAATGGCGATGCGTTCTTTGCAACCACAAGTGAAGGCTGTTCAACAACGCTATGCTGGGGATCAG GAGAGGATTCAACTTGAGACTGCTCGACTGTACAAATTAGCTGGCATAAACCCACTGGCAG GATGCCTACCCACGTTGGCAACAATTCCTGTATGGATTGGACTATACAGAGCTCTCTCAAATGTGGCCAATGAG GGTCTCCTCACGGAAGGTTTTTTCTGGATACCCTCTCTGGCTGGTCCAACTACGATTGCGTCCCGACAAAATGGGAGTGGTATTTCTTGGCTCTTTCCATTTGTT GAAGGTCATCCTCCACTTGGGTGGTCAGATACCTTTGCATATCTTGTTTTGCCTGTGTTGCTGGTCGTTTCGCAGTACATCTCTGTTCAAATTATGCAATCATCGCAG AATAATGATCCAAGCATGAAGAGTTCTCAAGCCATAACGAAGTTCCTACCATTGATGATTGGATATTTTGCTCTTTCAGTTCCTTCTGGTCTAAGTCTCTATTG GCTCACCAATAACATCTTGAGCACAGCTCAGCAAGCTTGGCTTCAAAAGGCAGGTGGCGCAAAAACCCTGGACAAACAGTTCATCGATGAAATCGTGaaacaagaagaaaaacaagCCCGAGTCCAGAGCGAAGCGCCCAAGTTAAACTCAATATCAAGTAGCACAGTAGCTCGACCAGAAGAGAAGCTGACAGCAGAAGGGCTAAAGCCTGGTGAAAG ATTTAAACGGTTAAAGGAGCAAGAGGCTAGGTTAAGACagcaaagagaagaagaaaaagggaaagcGGAAGAGTCTGCCAAGGTTGAATCTCTGACAATAAATGACAGGGACAAGAGCGCATCTGTTGGAGTTGTTGTCAATGGTAGTCTTTCTAGGCAGGAGGATGTAAAGGAAGATCGAAATTCCATACCCACGACTACTATGCAAAGAAACGATGTGGATAGTGAGCCAAGTGCAACTCAGGGAGAG GGAGTGCTCGAGACATACACTAGGGTTGCCAAGGATGCCAAATTAAACGGAGAAGAACAAAGAGAGTAA